A region from the Candidatus Methanoperedens sp. genome encodes:
- a CDS encoding EVE domain-containing protein → MENQKFWINTISKEHVMLGKQNGFVQSGHGKPAPLKRLKKGDRIIFYSPKTSLENGEPLKSFTAIASIIDDKIYQVELSDDFKPYRINAQYEDCNEVKIEPLIENLNFIKNKKSWGYMFKFGLFKIDKRDFDLIYSKMKI, encoded by the coding sequence AAGAACATGTGATGCTGGGCAAACAAAATGGGTTTGTGCAATCAGGTCATGGAAAACCAGCACCTTTAAAACGCTTAAAAAAAGGTGATCGAATAATATTTTATTCACCCAAAACATCCCTGGAAAATGGAGAACCCCTTAAATCATTTACCGCTATTGCCTCAATCATTGATGATAAAATATATCAAGTAGAATTAAGTGATGATTTTAAACCATATCGAATAAATGCTCAATACGAGGATTGCAATGAAGTTAAAATTGAACCTTTAATTGAGAATTTAAATTTTATTAAAAATAAGAAATCATGGGGTTATATGTTCAAGTTTGGATTATTTAAAATTGATAAACGAGATTTTGATTTAATTTATTCAAAAATGAAAATTTAA